From the genome of Amia ocellicauda isolate fAmiCal2 chromosome 14, fAmiCal2.hap1, whole genome shotgun sequence, one region includes:
- the LOC136767277 gene encoding C-type mannose receptor 2-like — translation MAKIMAATILLAVLCAVASYPIYHLVRSPQSWHDAQRYCREMYTDLATVDKQETAEQILNLFSPSSDSNAWIGLSWKGQNWLWSNGEKVTYYNWRRKSFCTLVNNEGLWIDKPCFYQHYFMCYTVGSNGNKTYTLIKQAKSWAAAREYCRQNYNDLACIESQSENEEVMKNGQGTDFWIGLFNDPWKWSDGGVSAFRDWNNQEPNNWAAPENCVVLYSDGWADASCSRSNEVLCCEVGGYDNDSGSCQRTGQVKIMSEGQALCRDQYGTDLPTIYNYQQAVQMKAQYLSSRFLWIGLYRDRENWQWVNGETVLYSNWKTSHFCASADSEGYWQDRDCNDQLPFMCYKEYSNGTRTYTLLQTRKTWAAAQGHCRQLYTDLASIQDQSENEAVMESGLGRAFWIGLFNDPWKWSDGSKSLFRDWNVPQSVSNECAAVSSTSNGKWLYLPCLTTISFVCYEEVHNITLVKLNMTWEEARDYCRSHHTDLTSIVSKRDQFYAVSASADAQSSHVWLGLRLSLVTGSWFWVNREPLLFNNGTKGGYGQCPKSSYCGALSARDGGWAGRSCGERMNFICYTGQ, via the exons ACTTAGTGAGAAGCCCTCAGTCTTGGCATGACGCCCAGCGCTACTGCAGAGAGATGTACACAGACCTGGCCACTGTGGACAAGCAAGAAACTGCAGAGCAAATCTTGAATCTATTTAGTCCGTCTTCTGATTCGAATGCTTGGATTGGGCTGTCCTGGAAGGGGCAAAACTGGCTGTGGTCCAATGGAGAGAAGGTGACCTACTACAACTGGAGAAGAAAATCATTCTGCACTCTGGTTAATAATGAAGGATTATGGATAGATAAACCATGCTTTTACCAACACTACTTCATGTGCTACACAG TGGGCAGTAATGGCAACAAGACGTATACATTGATCAAGCAGGCAAAAAGCTGGGCTGCAGCTCGAGAATACTGCAGGCAGAACTACAATGACCTGGCCTGCATAGAGAGCCAGAGCGAGAATGAAGAAGTGATGAAGAACGGGCAGGGCACAGACTTCTGGATAGGCCTGTTCAACGACCCCTGGAAGTGGTCAGACGGGGGTGTCTCGGCGTTCCGGGACTGGAACAACCAAGAACCGAACAACTGGGCGGCCCCAGAAAATTGTGTGGTTCTGTACAGTGATGGTTGGGCGGATGCCTCATGTTCTCGAAGTAATGAGGTCCTGTGCTGTGAAG TTGGTGGATATGATAATGACTCGGGAAGTTGCCAGAGAACAGGACAGGTGAAGATCATGTCTGAAGGGCAAGCGCTCTGCAGGGACCAGTATGGCACCGATCTGCCCACTATTTACAATTACCAGCAGGCTGTGCAGATGAAGGCTCAATATTTGTCTTCTCGGTTCCTCTGGATTGGGCTATACCGTGATAGAGAGAACTGGCAGTGGGTCAATGGAGAGACGGTTCTCTACTCCAACTGGAAGACATCTCACTTCTGTGCCTCAGCTGATTCAGAGGGATACTGGCAGGATAGAGACTGTAATGACCAGCTACCATTCATGTGTTACAAGG AATACAGTAATGGCACCCGGACATACACGCTGCTTCAGACCAGGAAAACCTGGGCTGCAGCTCAAGGACACTGCAGGCAGCTTTACACTGACCTGGCCTCCATACAGGACCAGAGCGAGAATGAAGCAGTGATGGAGAGCGGGCTGGGCAGAGCCTTCTGGATAGGCCTGTTCAACGACCCCTGGAAGTGGTCCGATGGGAGCAAGTCGTTATTTCGAGACTGGAACGTGCCACAATCAGTCTCGAATGAGTGTGCAGCTGTATCTTCCACTTCAAATGGCAAATGGTTGTATTTGCCCTGCCTGACAAcaatttcatttgtttgttacGAAG aAGTGCACAACATCACCCTGGTGAAGCTGAACATGACGTGGGAGGAGGCCCGGGACTACTGCCGATCTCACCACACTGACCTCACCAGCATTGTCTCGAAGAGGGACCAGTTCTACGCGGTCTCGGCGTCCGCAGATGCCCAGTCGTCCCATGTGTGGCTGGGCTTGCGACTCAGCCTCGTAACGGGCTCCTGGTTCTGGGTAAACAGGGAGCCACTTTTGTTTAACAACGGGACGAAGGGAGGATATGGCCAGTGCCCCAAGTCCAGCTACTGTGGAGCCCTGTCTGCCAGGGACGGCGGCTGGGCTGGGAGATCCTGTGGTGAGAGGATGAACTTCATCTGCTACACAG GTCAGTGA
- the LOC136768737 gene encoding E3 ubiquitin-protein ligase TRIM39, with the protein MEDEHSLSVFAISVLKMENVYENSSLKSMAIHATLTQPTRGFQQSAEARVCLYKRISLVFACLWLFTLITALVVYSLHQEWEDEKEDYEYMMQKNITEMCYPNDEDKTVRQVFSELTRQNGVILKPVWKWICEASAEVTLDPQTAHASLILSEDRKQVRLGDTAQNVLDVPQRYDPIINVLGKGDFAFGRSYWEVEVGMKIDWYLGVARESVSRKGEVILTPKNGYWTIQLTNRTYLRANAASPVPLPLSLKPQKVGVYVDYEGGQVSFYNVEKRSHIYTFTDTFTDRLCAFFCPGMNTDGMNPGPLIISPIRGKV; encoded by the exons ATGGAAGACGAACACAGTTTGTCAGTCTTTGCCATAAGCGTGTTGAAGATGGAAAACGTGTATGAGAATTCCAGCCTGAAATCGATGGCTATTCATGCGACACTCACCCAGCCGACCCGAG GGTTTCAGCAAAGTGCCGAAGCGAGAGTGTGTCTATATAAGAGGATCTCTCTAGTCTTCGCTTGTCTGTGGCTCTTCACGCTCATCACTGCCCTGGTTGTGTACT CTCTGCACCAGGAATGGGAGGACGAGAAAGAGGACTATGAATATATGATGCAAAAAAACATCACAGAGATGTGCTACCCTAACGATGAAGACAAGACCG tcAGACAAGTATTCTCTGAGTTAACAA GACAGAATGGCGTTATCCTTAAACCag tgTGGAAATGGATATGTGAGGCATCAG CCGAGGTCACCCTGGATCCGCAAACAGCCCATGCTTCTCTCATCCTGTCCGAGGACAGGAAACAGGTGAGACTGGGAGACACCGCGCAGAATGTGCTCGACGTTCCCCAGCGATACGATCCAATCATCAACGTCCTGGGAAAGGGGGACTTTGCTTTCGGGAGAAGCTACTGGGAGGTGGAGGTGGGGATGAAAATTGATTGGTACTTAGGCGTGGCCAGAGAATCAGTCAGCAGGAAGGGAGAAGTTATTCTAACCCCTAAGAATGGTTACTGGACAATACAGCTGACTAACAGAACATATTTAAGAGCCAATGCAGCCAGCCCTGTCCCCCTCCCCTTGAGTCTGAAGCCCCAGAAGGTGGGGGTGTATGTGGACTATGAGGGGGGGCAGGTCTCTTTCTACAATGTGGAGAAGAGGTCTCATATCTATACTTTCACTGACACCTTCACCGACAGACTGTGTGCTTTCTTCTGTCCTGGTATGAATACAGATGGCATGAACCCAGGTCCGCTGATCATCTCTCCGATCAGAGGGAAGGTCTGA